The Brachyspira aalborgi genome has a segment encoding these proteins:
- a CDS encoding Rpn family recombination-promoting nuclease/putative transposase has product MKNKPFNSLNDYFVRYFFTDKGGEKVLLDFINAVMISANMKTFKSVEILNPFNLKKHYNDKETIVDVKCITKNGTVVIIEVQLSGNSRFPERILYYWASNYSKLLKKGERYEDLTPVISINLLNFNLDKVNKNVHSCYMIYDTKSERLLTDHLQIHIIELKKFNFKNNSLSKDLNYWLGFFTTKDMEAYMSDIVKEKPIMEEAHKRYNNFIRSRLMMSEYEKKEIYQYGNQIMLEEERREGIKEGMEKGKLEGIKENSYAIAKSLKASGLDNKFISEHTGLSIKEIRKLLPDGEKL; this is encoded by the coding sequence ATGAAAAATAAACCATTTAATTCGCTTAACGATTATTTTGTTCGTTATTTCTTTACTGACAAAGGCGGAGAGAAAGTTTTACTCGATTTTATAAACGCTGTTATGATTAGCGCAAATATGAAGACATTTAAATCGGTTGAAATTCTTAATCCGTTTAATTTGAAAAAACATTATAACGATAAAGAAACTATTGTCGATGTGAAATGCATTACGAAAAATGGGACAGTTGTAATTATCGAAGTTCAATTATCGGGCAATTCAAGATTTCCCGAAAGAATACTTTATTATTGGGCTTCTAATTATAGCAAACTTTTAAAGAAAGGTGAGAGATACGAAGATTTGACGCCTGTAATTAGTATTAATTTACTCAATTTTAATTTAGACAAGGTTAATAAAAATGTGCATAGCTGTTATATGATTTACGATACAAAAAGCGAGAGATTATTAACCGACCATTTGCAAATACATATAATAGAATTAAAGAAATTTAATTTTAAAAATAATAGTTTGTCAAAAGATTTAAATTATTGGTTAGGATTTTTTACCACAAAAGATATGGAGGCTTATATGTCAGATATAGTAAAAGAAAAACCTATAATGGAAGAGGCGCATAAAAGATATAATAATTTTATTAGAAGTCGATTAATGATGAGCGAATATGAGAAAAAAGAAATTTATCAATACGGAAATCAAATAATGCTTGAGGAAGAAAGACGAGAAGGGATAAAAGAAGGAATGGAAAAAGGAAAACTTGAAGGAATAAAAGAAAATAGTTACGCTATAGCTAAAAGTTTAAAAGCTTCTGGACTTGATAATAAGTTTATATCAGAACATACAGGATTAAGTATAAAAGAAATACGAAAACTGCTCCCAGACGGGGAAAAACTTTAA
- a CDS encoding 4Fe-4S single cluster domain-containing protein produces MRLAHINNNSSIYGFGNSFAIWMQGCSLKCKGCWNKSMHDFEGGFYIKTEDLIIQIKESIEKNNIKCVTILGGEPLEQLDELLELMKLIKKLDIGIILYTGYEKEEIISSGKTEIFDYADLLISGRYIEERRNINNHLFGSDNQVMDFLTDRYKNEEIINGTYVEIDIDENGKIDMYGYPDDFFDIIK; encoded by the coding sequence ATGCGTTTAGCTCATATTAATAATAATTCGAGTATTTACGGTTTCGGAAATTCATTTGCAATTTGGATGCAAGGTTGCAGTTTGAAATGTAAAGGCTGCTGGAATAAATCGATGCATGATTTTGAAGGCGGCTTTTATATAAAAACTGAAGATTTAATAATTCAAATAAAAGAGTCGATTGAAAAGAATAATATAAAATGCGTTACGATACTTGGAGGCGAACCTTTAGAACAACTTGACGAATTATTGGAATTAATGAAACTTATAAAAAAACTTGATATTGGAATAATACTTTACACAGGATACGAAAAAGAGGAAATTATATCGAGCGGAAAAACTGAAATTTTTGATTACGCGGATTTGCTAATCTCTGGGCGATATATCGAAGAGAGACGAAATATAAATAATCATTTGTTCGGTTCTGATAATCAAGTTATGGATTTTCTAACCGATAGATATAAAAACGAAGAGATAATTAACGGAACTTATGTGGAAATCGATATTGACGAAAACGGAAAAATCGATATGTATGGCTATCCCGATGATTTTTTTGATATTATAAAGTAG
- a CDS encoding DUF2997 domain-containing protein, producing the protein MKEQRINITINEDGSLDLKTDGIKGEACLSEVEEILDELADIKEVKKTDEYYQKVNVSQKNINIQK; encoded by the coding sequence ATGAAAGAGCAAAGAATAAATATTACAATTAACGAAGACGGAAGTTTAGATTTGAAAACTGACGGAATCAAAGGCGAGGCTTGTTTGTCGGAAGTCGAGGAGATTTTAGACGAGCTTGCCGATATAAAAGAAGTTAAGAAAACTGACGAGTATTATCAAAAAGTTAATGTTAGTCAAAAAAATATTAATATTCAAAAATAG
- a CDS encoding AAA family ATPase — translation MINLNNLIKSGINIIQIVSYENERIEGDVHKSASELNRNWFKWNISSGLKKFNGKNFDIIDNTEDNRAILDWYESNEAKDSILILEEFNLQLRDSPFLISKIKDIALNDSFKKDRTLIMLQTKKEIPSELEKEVYIEELDLPSRKDLTIIFNKVCKNYGVKSEGNIEKIIESALGLTIMEAERAFSKAIVQTGQLTEKEIQIIIQDKENIIKNSGHLEYYHHNETLDDVGGLDILKDWLKRRGRAFEEKAKEYGLETPRGILLLGIPGTGKSLCAKAVGSAWQFPIIKLDMGKIFGGIVGESESNIRKALKIAEAVSPSVLWIDEIEKGLSGMASSGSTDGGTTSRVLGTFLTWMQEKKKPVFVVATANNISGLPPELLRKGRVDEIFFVDLPLKEEREEIIKIHLKRVKRDYNNFDISKIADACEDFSGAEIEEAIKEALFKAFDENKEIKTEHIIEAMKKTYPISKTMKENISDMRRWAKARTVLASSKSWKEDEKSKDKPIPQLKQEVNNPFITDNDKKEN, via the coding sequence ATGATTAATTTAAACAACTTAATAAAATCTGGAATAAATATTATACAGATTGTAAGCTATGAAAACGAAAGAATAGAAGGCGATGTTCATAAAAGCGCTTCGGAGTTAAACAGGAATTGGTTTAAGTGGAATATTTCCTCTGGACTTAAAAAGTTTAACGGTAAAAATTTCGACATTATCGACAATACGGAAGATAACCGAGCCATTTTAGATTGGTATGAAAGCAATGAAGCAAAAGATTCTATTTTAATTTTGGAAGAATTTAATTTGCAATTAAGAGATAGTCCTTTTTTAATAAGCAAAATAAAAGATATTGCATTAAACGATTCTTTTAAAAAAGATAGAACTTTAATAATGCTTCAAACTAAAAAAGAAATTCCTTCAGAGCTTGAGAAAGAAGTTTATATAGAAGAGCTTGATTTACCGAGCAGAAAAGATTTAACTATTATATTTAATAAAGTATGCAAAAATTACGGCGTTAAGTCGGAAGGAAATATTGAAAAAATAATTGAATCGGCTTTGGGCTTAACAATAATGGAAGCGGAAAGGGCGTTTTCAAAAGCGATAGTTCAAACGGGACAATTAACCGAAAAAGAAATTCAAATAATAATACAAGATAAAGAAAATATAATAAAAAATAGCGGGCATTTAGAATATTATCATCATAATGAAACTTTAGACGATGTCGGCGGATTAGATATTTTGAAAGATTGGCTTAAAAGAAGAGGACGAGCGTTTGAAGAGAAAGCTAAAGAATACGGACTTGAAACTCCAAGAGGAATACTTTTACTTGGAATACCTGGAACGGGCAAAAGTTTATGCGCGAAAGCGGTTGGTTCGGCTTGGCAATTTCCTATAATAAAATTAGATATGGGTAAAATTTTCGGCGGAATTGTCGGAGAATCTGAAAGCAATATAAGAAAAGCTTTAAAAATAGCGGAAGCGGTTTCGCCTTCTGTTCTTTGGATTGACGAAATTGAAAAAGGACTTTCGGGGATGGCGTCTTCTGGCTCTACTGACGGCGGAACTACTTCAAGAGTATTAGGGACTTTTTTAACTTGGATGCAAGAGAAGAAAAAACCCGTATTTGTTGTCGCTACGGCAAATAATATATCGGGACTTCCTCCCGAGCTTTTGAGAAAGGGAAGAGTTGATGAAATATTTTTTGTCGATTTGCCATTAAAAGAAGAAAGAGAAGAGATAATAAAAATACATTTGAAAAGAGTAAAAAGAGATTATAATAATTTCGATATTTCAAAAATAGCTGACGCCTGCGAAGATTTTTCGGGAGCTGAAATTGAAGAGGCTATAAAAGAAGCTTTATTTAAGGCTTTTGACGAAAATAAAGAAATTAAAACGGAGCATATAATAGAGGCAATGAAAAAAACTTATCCTATTTCAAAAACTATGAAAGAGAATATAAGCGATATGAGAAGATGGGCAAAAGCTCGCACCGTTTTGGCTTCTTCAAAATCGTGGAAAGAGGATGAAAAATCAAAAGATAAACCAATTCCTCAATTAAAACAAGAAGTTAATAATCCGTTTATTACGGATAACGATAAAAAAGAAAATTAA
- a CDS encoding zinc ribbon domain-containing protein, whose protein sequence is MLPNKPPYFYKCNSCGKTFNSSIKVNLLLEFFNIKKLGNIRLKCPSCGSRDIKSSAINKIINKNNL, encoded by the coding sequence ATGTTGCCAAATAAACCGCCATATTTTTATAAATGTAATTCTTGCGGAAAAACTTTTAACTCTTCTATAAAAGTAAATCTGTTATTGGAATTCTTTAATATAAAAAAATTGGGAAATATTCGACTTAAATGTCCAAGTTGCGGAAGCCGAGATATTAAATCTTCCGCTATAAATAAAATAATAAATAAAAATAATTTGTAA
- a CDS encoding dynamin family protein: MSALEKLQNEVERQKRKIEEIEKSIETVEKEFNVKFDNERKDIKKQKAFIDEPDLQIAIVGTIKAGKSTFINALFEENIASTDVTPETASLTKFRYSTKNKLEVKFYNKTEWDELWESVKKSEEKTKTKIFRDEFESSGAENIKNDYIGASDKIEEVSNIEELKNKVKEYTSKNSKIHYFVKELKVYLNNDNMHKNVTIVDTPGLDDVVDYRSKITRDYIKRANAIIVCVDSSSLRNDEYITITKVFENIGDDFYKVMILGTQIDNKNNPKEAWEKQIEEWKKYLRDNYKNEDLLKNNIIGVSSYVYSKVIELENGKECDEDGKIAIYKLAKSYGIGLKDWQDSNLIIKNSENIKDLTNIKKVNSIMHRDIISKGEEEVKKDLERRYLNMITNISNKAKTIKDSNSQSRASLDMDRKQQEEFKLMKNKEIEEIEKAMNGLNEAFENIKTEWLNQNKKLKEAIKK, translated from the coding sequence ATGAGCGCATTAGAAAAATTACAAAACGAAGTCGAAAGACAAAAAAGAAAAATCGAAGAAATAGAGAAATCTATTGAAACGGTAGAAAAAGAATTTAATGTTAAATTCGATAACGAGAGAAAAGATATAAAAAAACAAAAAGCTTTTATAGACGAACCCGATTTACAAATTGCAATAGTCGGCACGATTAAAGCAGGAAAATCCACTTTTATTAACGCATTGTTTGAGGAAAATATAGCCTCAACGGATGTGACTCCCGAAACCGCATCGCTTACAAAATTTAGATATTCTACAAAAAATAAACTTGAAGTTAAATTTTATAATAAAACGGAATGGGACGAATTATGGGAAAGCGTTAAAAAATCTGAAGAAAAAACAAAAACAAAAATTTTTAGAGACGAATTTGAAAGTTCGGGAGCGGAAAATATTAAAAATGATTATATAGGAGCTTCCGATAAAATTGAAGAAGTTTCAAATATTGAAGAACTAAAAAATAAAGTAAAAGAATACACTTCAAAAAATAGTAAAATTCATTATTTCGTTAAAGAGCTTAAAGTTTATTTGAATAACGATAATATGCATAAAAATGTAACGATAGTCGATACCCCGGGATTAGACGATGTTGTTGATTATCGCTCAAAAATAACGAGAGATTATATTAAAAGAGCGAATGCCATTATAGTTTGCGTAGATTCTTCAAGTTTAAGAAACGATGAATATATAACCATAACAAAAGTTTTTGAAAATATCGGAGACGATTTTTACAAAGTTATGATATTAGGAACGCAAATAGACAATAAAAATAATCCTAAAGAAGCTTGGGAAAAACAAATTGAAGAATGGAAAAAATATTTAAGAGATAATTATAAAAATGAAGATTTACTTAAAAATAATATAATCGGCGTTTCTTCTTATGTATATTCTAAAGTTATAGAACTTGAAAACGGTAAAGAATGCGATGAAGACGGAAAGATTGCAATATATAAATTGGCAAAAAGTTATGGCATAGGATTAAAAGATTGGCAAGATAGCAACCTTATAATTAAAAACTCTGAAAATATTAAAGATTTAACAAATATCAAAAAAGTTAATTCTATAATGCATAGAGATATAATTTCAAAAGGAGAGGAAGAGGTTAAAAAAGATTTGGAAAGAAGATATTTAAATATGATAACGAATATAAGTAATAAAGCAAAAACTATAAAAGATTCAAATTCTCAAAGCCGAGCCTCTTTAGATATGGATAGAAAACAGCAGGAAGAGTTTAAACTTATGAAAAATAAGGAAATAGAGGAAATCGAAAAGGCTATGAACGGTTTGAACGAAGCTTTTGAAAATATAAAAACAGAATGGCTTAATCAAAATAAAAAATTGAAAGAAGCTATAAAAAAATAA
- a CDS encoding flavodoxin has product MSDKIAIIYWSGTGNTESMAKSVQKGIENAGASVELFSVSSFSGNVDDYSKLALGCPSMGSENLEESEFQPFYDSIKSKLSGKKIVLFGSYDWGDGEWMRIWQEDVSSAGGSLVKDGLTVNLTPDDEGLNKCVELGEALAKA; this is encoded by the coding sequence ATGAGCGATAAAATAGCGATAATTTATTGGAGCGGCACGGGAAATACGGAAAGTATGGCAAAAAGCGTGCAAAAAGGCATAGAAAATGCGGGAGCAAGCGTAGAATTATTTTCAGTTTCAAGTTTTTCGGGAAATGTGGACGATTATTCAAAACTTGCTTTAGGATGTCCGTCTATGGGTTCGGAGAATTTGGAAGAATCGGAATTTCAACCTTTTTACGATTCTATTAAAAGTAAACTTTCGGGTAAAAAGATAGTTTTATTTGGTTCTTACGATTGGGGAGACGGAGAATGGATGAGAATTTGGCAAGAAGATGTTTCTTCTGCGGGCGGTTCTTTGGTTAAGGATGGTTTAACAGTTAATCTTACTCCAGACGATGAAGGGCTTAATAAATGCGTTGAATTAGGCGAAGCTCTTGCAAAAGCTTAA
- a CDS encoding DUF3793 family protein — protein sequence MLELTNKKEVNMFDELLINHSAPTLAGIKIANIFTYNYNSKKELCERIVFYNKLLHKKGINLSILKDYNSKVIVYVYNKEKLKNYIESEEVSKFLCDCGYNSRNMYKNIQILSEKMKNYKNFPHEIGIFLGYPLIDICGFINNFGKNCLYSGYWKVYHNKNDAIKTFDSYNRCRFFYTNTFLEGKNILEIIESYSDYSNNINQKKNKYLGG from the coding sequence ATGTTAGAATTAACTAACAAAAAAGAGGTTAATATGTTTGACGAATTGCTTATAAATCATTCCGCGCCGACTTTGGCGGGAATAAAAATAGCCAATATCTTTACATATAATTATAATTCTAAAAAAGAATTATGCGAGAGAATAGTTTTTTATAATAAACTTTTACATAAAAAAGGAATTAATCTCTCAATTTTGAAAGATTATAATTCTAAAGTTATAGTTTATGTTTATAATAAAGAAAAATTGAAAAACTATATCGAAAGCGAAGAGGTTTCAAAGTTTTTATGCGACTGCGGATACAATTCGCGTAATATGTATAAGAATATTCAAATTTTAAGCGAGAAAATGAAAAATTATAAAAATTTTCCGCATGAAATAGGAATATTTTTGGGCTATCCTTTAATCGATATTTGCGGTTTCATAAATAATTTTGGCAAAAACTGTTTATATTCTGGTTATTGGAAAGTTTATCATAATAAAAATGACGCTATAAAAACTTTCGACAGTTACAATCGATGCAGATTTTTCTACACAAATACTTTTTTGGAAGGAAAAAATATTTTGGAGATAATAGAAAGCTATAGCGATTATTCAAATAATATTAATCAAAAAAAAAATAAATATCTTGGAGGATAA